DNA from Dokdonella koreensis DS-123:
TATAGAGCGCCGTGTCGGTCAGCACCGGGGTGTGCTCGAGCGGGCCGCTGCCGACCATGACGTCGAAGCTCATCGTCACCGCCTTGAGCTGCAGCGCCAGGTAGGGCACCACGGCTGTCACCGCGATCACCGTGACCAGTGCGCCGAGCACGTGCGACTTGCCGAACCGCGAGCCGATGAAGTCGGCGATCGAGGTGATGTTGCGTTCCTTGGCGACGACGACGAGGCGGCGGAACAGCCCGAAGCCGAACACGAACAGCAGGATCGGCCCCAGGTAGATCGGCAGGTACGACAAGCCGTCGCGCGCGGCGGTGCCCACGGCGCCGTAGAACGTCCAGGACGAGCAGTAGACGGCCAGCGCGAGGCTGTAGACGATCGGGCGCAGCCAGCTGCGGTGCGGATAGAGCGGCCGCCGGTCGCCGTAGTAGGCCAGCGCGAACAGGCCGCCCACGTAGAGGACCGAAACCAGCAGCAGGATCCAGCCTGCGATCATCGCGCGCACGCCCGGGGCATCAGAACGGCCATTCTAGGTCAGGCGGCCGCGGGCGCGGCGTCCCGGGCGCGGCGTCCCCTTGACACCCCGGCGCCGGCCGCCAAGCATCGGCGCATGTCCGACCTGCCGCTTTCCGCCGGCGGCGCCCGCAGCGCGCCGCCCCCGCTCGCCGACGACGAGATCCACCTGTGGCAGCTGCGCGCCGATGCCGGGCTCGGACCGCGCGGCGTATCGGCGCTGGCGCACCTGCACCTGGGACGGCTGTTGAGCGCCTACAGCGGCGGCGGCCGGCCGCTGGCGATCGCGCGCGGGCCGCACGGCAAGCCCTACGCGCCGGAGGCGGGGGGCATCGAGTTCAATGTCAGCCACAGCGGCCACTACGTGCTGATCGCGTTCGCGCGTGGACAGCCGCTGGGCGTCGACCTGGAGTCGGTGGCCGGGCGTCGCCGCGCGATCCTGACGATCGCCGAGCGGTTCTTCGCGCCGGACGAGGCGGCGGCGCTCGCCCGGCTCGACGGCGACCGGCAGCACCTGGCGTTCCTGCGGTTGTGGACCTGCAAGGAGGCGGTGCTCAAGGCGATGGGTAGCGGACTGCACTTCGGGCTGGACCGGCTGCGGTTCTCGCTCGACGCCGACGGCCAGCCGCGCGCGGTCGCGCAGATCGTCGGCGATGCCGGCGACCCGGCCCACTGGCACCTGCACCGGCAGGAGGCCGCCGCCGAGACGGTTGCGGCGCTGGCCTGGAACGGCCCGGAGCGGCGCGTACGGTCCCTGACGATCGGCACCGCGGCTGAATCGCCGGGGGGCGAGGCCGGGCCGCCTGCGACGGATCGGCCCCTGCCGACGTCTACGTCTGCGTGATGGCCGATGGCAACCGACAACACGTGAGTCAGGGCTTCGGACAGGCGCTGGATCCGTTTACGCTCGAACGCGCGCGTCGCGGCGACATGCGCGCGTTCGAGGTCATCTACGGCGTCTACGGCAAGGCCTGCTACAACCTGGCGTTGCGCATCCTGGGCGAGCCGGCGGCCGCCGAGGACATCGTCCAGGACGTGTTCCTCAAGCTCATGGACACGATCGGCAGCTACCGCGGCGACGCGCCGTTCGGTGCCTGGCTCAAGCGCATGGCCGCCAATGCCACGATCGACCGGCTGCGGCTGGACCGGCGGCAGGGCGTGGACGATCCGGACGCGCTGTTCGCCAGCATGGGTGCCGCCGATCCGCCGGCCGATGCGATGGTCGACGCCTGGACGCTGCTGCAGCGCCTGCCGGCGCGCGCGCGCGCGGTGATCGTGCTGCACCAGATGGAAGGCTATACCCATCGCGAGCTGGCCGAGCTGTTCGGCCAGACCGAGAGCTACTCCAAGTCCGTGCTGTCGCGCGCCCTGCAGCGACTGCACGCCACCCTCGACGAGGCCCCCTCGCAGGCCGGCGTCGGTACCCCGGTGATTC
Protein-coding regions in this window:
- a CDS encoding 4'-phosphopantetheinyl transferase family protein, producing the protein MSDLPLSAGGARSAPPPLADDEIHLWQLRADAGLGPRGVSALAHLHLGRLLSAYSGGGRPLAIARGPHGKPYAPEAGGIEFNVSHSGHYVLIAFARGQPLGVDLESVAGRRRAILTIAERFFAPDEAAALARLDGDRQHLAFLRLWTCKEAVLKAMGSGLHFGLDRLRFSLDADGQPRAVAQIVGDAGDPAHWHLHRQEAAAETVAALAWNGPERRVRSLTIGTAAESPGGEAGPPATDRPLPTSTSA
- a CDS encoding RNA polymerase sigma factor yields the protein MSQGFGQALDPFTLERARRGDMRAFEVIYGVYGKACYNLALRILGEPAAAEDIVQDVFLKLMDTIGSYRGDAPFGAWLKRMAANATIDRLRLDRRQGVDDPDALFASMGAADPPADAMVDAWTLLQRLPARARAVIVLHQMEGYTHRELAELFGQTESYSKSVLSRALQRLHATLDEAPSQAGVGTPVIPHV